A portion of the candidate division KSB1 bacterium genome contains these proteins:
- a CDS encoding SBBP repeat-containing protein, which translates to MKLAKIFMVCAFILLLAAPVQAQDFAESKKVIYTQNFVGLDLGMNLDGSLAQARLSQLQKDSLGWLKPAPFFQQQGMPWQGQRSRDALVEKMPIYSTMHQPSTNEQNLLGNVQEGWVRYYASGLAAGEDIAVDVTVDKAGNVYVTGYSTNLPFGADYLTIKYNAAGAKIWEARYNGPGNVDDRAVAIEVHP; encoded by the coding sequence ATGAAACTTGCAAAGATTTTCATGGTTTGTGCCTTTATCCTGTTGCTTGCGGCGCCAGTTCAGGCACAAGATTTTGCCGAATCGAAAAAGGTAATCTATACCCAAAACTTTGTCGGCCTCGACTTGGGAATGAATCTTGATGGTTCGCTCGCCCAGGCAAGGCTTTCTCAACTTCAGAAAGATTCGCTGGGGTGGCTGAAGCCAGCGCCATTCTTTCAACAGCAGGGAATGCCATGGCAAGGTCAGCGATCTCGCGACGCTCTCGTTGAAAAAATGCCAATTTATTCAACTATGCACCAACCTTCTACAAATGAACAAAACCTCTTGGGCAACGTGCAGGAAGGCTGGGTACGATATTATGCTTCCGGGCTTGCGGCGGGTGAAGATATTGCTGTCGATGTGACAGTGGACAAGGCCGGCAATGTTTATGTGACCGGCTACAGCACAAACCTGCCGTTCGGAGCAGATTACCTGACGATTAAATACAATGCCGCCGGCGCCAAAATTTGGGAAGCGCGATATAACGGGCCCGGCAATGTCGACGATCGCGCGGTAGCGATTGAAGTGCACCCCTAA
- a CDS encoding right-handed parallel beta-helix repeat-containing protein codes for MKRFLALIVLVMLVFALGCEKFQSPTTPVAQDSQQKTLSLDRQTFTGAQAKLQALSAGLQDMLKQRQKANLSKSAAAAPAAASGKITVPDDYPTIQQAVDAATPGTKIKVKAGVYTEVVVIDVPEVRVTAEGAVTVKGGFVITADKVMLDQFANIEPTNTVLGLNVGILVSGQSTASPVREVEIKDNKLTGGDLGIGLLYASGCTVKDNKADGATTIGGFALQDADGNVLDGNVSRGGFVGIAFFGGDNNQIRGNKCTANAGGIALRGTGNHLSNNACNNNTLFGIVVVDASDNTIGSGNTGNNNGLEGLHLEPDAVNNVVKRNTFLGNTNFDINNLGSGNTFISNKANTTNGV; via the coding sequence ATGAAACGATTCCTCGCTCTTATTGTGTTGGTGATGTTAGTGTTCGCCCTGGGTTGCGAAAAATTTCAGAGCCCGACGACACCCGTGGCGCAAGACAGCCAACAAAAAACTTTGTCCCTTGACAGGCAGACTTTCACCGGCGCCCAAGCCAAACTCCAAGCCCTCTCTGCGGGGCTGCAGGATATGCTCAAGCAACGGCAAAAGGCAAATCTCTCCAAGTCCGCAGCGGCGGCGCCAGCAGCAGCGTCCGGAAAGATTACCGTGCCGGATGATTATCCGACCATTCAGCAAGCGGTGGATGCCGCGACGCCGGGCACCAAAATCAAAGTCAAAGCCGGTGTCTATACGGAGGTGGTTGTCATTGATGTTCCCGAGGTCAGAGTGACCGCGGAAGGCGCGGTGACGGTGAAGGGCGGTTTTGTCATCACGGCGGACAAAGTGATGCTCGATCAATTCGCCAACATCGAACCGACCAACACCGTACTCGGCTTAAACGTCGGCATCCTGGTCAGTGGTCAGAGCACCGCCAGCCCGGTTCGCGAGGTTGAAATCAAAGACAATAAATTGACGGGCGGTGACCTCGGCATCGGCTTGCTTTACGCCAGCGGCTGCACAGTAAAGGATAATAAAGCCGACGGCGCTACGACCATTGGCGGCTTCGCCTTGCAAGACGCGGATGGCAATGTTTTGGATGGCAACGTTTCCCGTGGCGGGTTTGTCGGCATAGCATTCTTTGGCGGTGATAACAACCAAATACGCGGCAACAAATGCACCGCCAATGCGGGTGGCATCGCGCTGCGAGGCACGGGCAACCACCTCTCGAACAATGCCTGCAATAATAACACACTGTTCGGCATTGTGGTCGTGGATGCCAGTGACAATACGATTGGCTCCGGCAACACCGGCAATAATAACGGCCTTGAAGGTTTGCATCTCGAGCCGGATGCTGTGAACAACGTGGTCAAGAGGAACACTTTTCTCGGCAACACCAACTTTGACATCAATAACCTCGGCTCCGGCAATACTTTCATCAGCAACAAGGCCAATACCACCAACGGCGTTTGA
- a CDS encoding T9SS type A sorting domain-containing protein has product MPLSFELARNYPNPFNPSTMTKYELPQQVEVKLVIFDVLGRRVRTLVNQRQPAGRYTLTWDGRNEQGQVLASGVYIYQLPPVALCRHGAWRWCAESGSLE; this is encoded by the coding sequence ATGCCATTATCTTTTGAGTTGGCACGGAACTACCCCAATCCCTTCAATCCTTCGACCATGACCAAGTACGAACTGCCGCAGCAGGTCGAAGTGAAGCTGGTGATCTTCGACGTGCTCGGCCGCCGCGTGCGCACGCTGGTGAATCAACGCCAGCCAGCCGGGCGTTACACCCTCACGTGGGATGGCCGTAACGAGCAAGGGCAGGTGCTTGCCAGCGGTGTGTACATTTATCAACTCCCGCCGGTGGCTTTGTGCAGACACGGCGCATGGCGCTGGTGCGCTGAGTCCGGATCGTTGGAATAA
- a CDS encoding DUF3857 domain-containing protein — MFSEAGYEWGNFAVPYLVKRPAQKVTDIEGQFFILNTDGTMRQTKLDKAAIVDEEIDGKRRRLRLTLPAVALGAVVEYRYKIVSPYNELLPDKLLPDWEFQTSVPTRWSEFRAEIPETFKHMIIEQGVDSFAVKKSVEQKWS, encoded by the coding sequence ATTTTCTCGGAGGCCGGTTATGAATGGGGAAACTTCGCCGTACCATACCTTGTGAAAAGACCGGCGCAAAAAGTGACCGATATCGAAGGACAGTTTTTCATCCTCAATACGGATGGCACGATGCGGCAAACCAAGCTCGACAAGGCGGCGATTGTTGATGAGGAAATTGATGGCAAGCGTCGTCGTCTCCGCTTGACTTTGCCGGCAGTCGCGCTGGGCGCCGTCGTGGAATATCGCTATAAGATCGTCTCGCCGTACAATGAACTTTTGCCGGATAAGCTTTTACCGGACTGGGAGTTTCAGACGAGCGTGCCGACCCGGTGGAGCGAATTTCGGGCGGAAATACCTGAGACCTTTAAACATATGATCATCGAACAAGGAGTAGACTCGTTCGCTGTGAAAAAAAGTGTAGAGCAAAAATGGTCGTAA
- a CDS encoding D-alanine--D-alanine ligase, translated as MKKLRVCVIFGGRSGEHEVSIVSASSVMNALDKSKYEVIPVGITKSGRWIAGDKSVQLLKSGIEDTPFYAMLPADPNEQRLLASTAGSTDTRDLNQLGEKFDVVFPVLHGPYGEDGTVQGLLELANLPYVGAGVLGSAVCMDKVVQKQLCVQARVPVVKFLWLHFADWQRDKKAPDAMPANPQQLCGLAQNEMIARIESELRFPVFVKPSNMGSSVGISKAHDRDELKRGIEEAAQYDHKILLEAAVPNAREIEVSVLGNTQPRASIPGEVVPSNEFYDYDAKYVDGASTLIIPADLPAELTAKFHETAIRGFLACNCEGMARVDFLLSRETNELYLNEINTIPGFTQISMYPKLWEASGVSYSQLLDELIQLAIERHRRKNNLKTSYQPKQDWYK; from the coding sequence ATGAAAAAACTCCGTGTCTGTGTAATTTTTGGCGGCCGATCCGGCGAGCATGAAGTCTCCATCGTTTCCGCCAGCTCGGTGATGAACGCCCTGGACAAGTCCAAATACGAAGTTATCCCCGTCGGCATCACCAAATCCGGCCGCTGGATTGCCGGCGACAAGTCGGTTCAGCTTTTAAAAAGCGGCATTGAAGACACGCCGTTTTATGCCATGCTCCCGGCTGATCCGAACGAGCAGCGCCTGCTGGCCTCGACGGCGGGTTCGACCGATACGCGCGACTTGAATCAACTCGGTGAAAAATTCGATGTTGTCTTTCCGGTTTTGCACGGGCCGTATGGCGAAGACGGCACCGTGCAAGGGCTTTTGGAATTGGCCAATTTGCCTTACGTCGGCGCCGGCGTGCTCGGCTCCGCGGTATGCATGGACAAAGTCGTGCAAAAGCAACTGTGCGTCCAAGCCCGTGTGCCGGTCGTAAAATTTTTGTGGCTACATTTTGCAGATTGGCAGCGCGATAAAAAAGCGCCAGATGCCATGCCGGCGAATCCGCAACAACTTTGCGGCCTCGCGCAAAATGAGATGATCGCCAGAATTGAATCCGAGCTGCGTTTTCCGGTTTTTGTCAAGCCGTCGAACATGGGCTCGAGTGTGGGCATCTCCAAAGCCCATGATCGCGACGAGCTGAAGCGCGGCATCGAAGAGGCGGCGCAATACGATCACAAAATTCTGCTCGAAGCCGCCGTGCCGAATGCGCGCGAGATCGAAGTCAGCGTGCTCGGCAACACGCAGCCCAGAGCTTCGATTCCCGGCGAGGTCGTGCCGTCGAATGAGTTTTATGATTACGACGCGAAATACGTCGACGGCGCTTCGACACTCATCATTCCGGCGGACCTGCCGGCTGAATTAACCGCAAAATTCCATGAGACCGCCATTCGCGGCTTTCTCGCCTGCAATTGCGAAGGCATGGCGCGCGTTGATTTTCTCTTGAGCCGCGAAACGAACGAGCTTTATCTCAACGAGATCAACACCATTCCCGGCTTCACGCAGATCAGCATGTATCCCAAACTCTGGGAAGCGAGCGGCGTTTCGTATTCGCAACTTTTGGATGAATTGATTCAACTGGCGATCGAGCGGCATCGCCGCAAGAATAATTTGAAGACGTCGTATCAGCCAAAACAGGATTGGTACAAATAA
- a CDS encoding class I SAM-dependent methyltransferase: MPLDFHRDAIHYWQMQYRCAQEYVIPFLENECRLDLRGKNVLEIGCGEGGVIAAFYDHGCAAVGMDISETRLQRARDRANSGGHQRNIQFACVNILQPEQTAAWRQQFDLIVMKDVIEHLPGHRQALGHIATLLKPAGHLFFSFPPWYMPFGAHQQMFHSKLKFIPFTHWLPRAWFRALAQRLGEPQSLIDELAGLYDSRLSVAALNKLLRAAPFNVVVKKLYLTNPMYKYKFGLRPISHPAFVARLPVIRELITTAAYCTLQLKNT, from the coding sequence ATGCCCCTTGATTTTCATCGCGACGCGATACACTACTGGCAGATGCAATATCGCTGCGCGCAAGAATATGTGATTCCGTTTTTGGAAAATGAATGCCGCCTCGATCTGCGCGGCAAGAATGTGCTGGAAATCGGCTGCGGCGAAGGCGGCGTGATTGCGGCGTTTTACGATCACGGCTGCGCGGCGGTTGGCATGGACATTTCGGAAACACGTTTGCAAAGGGCGCGAGATCGCGCGAATTCCGGTGGCCACCAGCGCAACATTCAATTTGCCTGTGTCAACATTCTGCAGCCGGAACAAACCGCCGCCTGGCGGCAGCAATTCGATTTGATCGTGATGAAAGACGTGATCGAGCATTTGCCGGGACACCGGCAGGCGCTCGGCCACATCGCCACATTGCTCAAACCGGCGGGCCATCTCTTTTTTTCATTTCCGCCGTGGTACATGCCGTTTGGCGCGCATCAACAAATGTTTCATTCAAAACTGAAATTCATTCCATTCACGCATTGGCTCCCGCGCGCCTGGTTTCGGGCGCTGGCGCAACGGTTGGGCGAGCCGCAAAGCTTGATTGATGAATTGGCCGGCCTGTACGACTCGCGTTTATCGGTGGCGGCTTTAAACAAATTACTCCGCGCAGCGCCGTTCAACGTCGTCGTCAAAAAGCTCTATTTGACCAATCCGATGTACAAATACAAATTCGGCCTGCGGCCGATTTCGCATCCTGCTTTCGTCGCGCGTCTGCCGGTCATTCGCGAACTGATTACGACGGCGGCTTATTGCACGCTGCAATTAAAAAATACATAA